A single genomic interval of Gemmatimonas aurantiaca harbors:
- a CDS encoding thymidylate synthase produces the protein MIISCCEESLDDLLQVVFTAIRAHGCANDASRGGTQELIGASLELRNPRARLSVTESRGRVISALGELIWYLSGSNALDQISHYISKYANDADNGIIHGGYGPRFFAQRGINQIESVLTLLRSRPSTRRAVIQLFSAEDIAADHKEVPCTCTLQLLRRDERLHMVVSMRSNDAYLGLPHDIFCFTMLQEIFARSLGINMGRYVHFAGSLHLYARDQPNVSAFLREGWQPDSLMPEMPEGDPWAAVRRLIELEAQIRMEGDTPATTLGELDPYWADLVRLLLVLTYRRQGRRDDIMRIHGEIGDAFKPAVEARLVTM, from the coding sequence ATGATAATCTCGTGCTGCGAGGAATCGTTAGACGACCTTCTGCAAGTCGTCTTCACTGCGATTCGAGCGCACGGTTGCGCCAACGACGCATCGCGCGGCGGCACGCAGGAGCTGATCGGCGCGAGTCTTGAACTCCGAAACCCTCGAGCACGTCTCAGTGTGACGGAGTCTCGCGGGCGCGTGATCAGCGCACTAGGTGAACTGATCTGGTATCTTTCAGGTAGCAATGCGCTTGACCAAATAAGTCACTACATTTCCAAGTACGCAAACGATGCCGACAATGGCATCATTCACGGTGGATACGGTCCTCGATTCTTCGCTCAGCGCGGCATCAACCAGATTGAGAGCGTACTGACGCTGTTGAGGTCACGTCCTTCGACGCGGCGAGCTGTTATCCAGCTTTTCTCGGCAGAGGACATCGCGGCCGATCACAAAGAAGTGCCTTGCACTTGCACGCTCCAGTTGCTGAGACGCGATGAACGGCTCCATATGGTGGTCAGCATGCGCTCAAACGATGCGTATCTCGGCCTGCCGCACGACATCTTCTGCTTCACTATGCTTCAGGAGATATTCGCGCGCAGTCTTGGTATCAACATGGGTCGCTACGTGCACTTCGCTGGTAGCCTTCATCTCTACGCTCGCGATCAACCAAACGTCAGTGCGTTCTTGCGGGAGGGATGGCAGCCCGACTCGCTTATGCCCGAAATGCCGGAGGGTGATCCATGGGCGGCTGTCCGTCGTCTCATTGAACTTGAAGCGCAGATTCGCATGGAGGGAGATACGCCCGCCACCACTCTCGGAGAGCTTGATCCATACTGGGCAGATTTGGTACGACTTCTCCTTGTGTTGACGTACCGAAGACAGGGTCGCCGCGATGACATAATGCGAATTCACGGAGAGATCGGTGATGCGTTCAAACCGGCAGTAGAAGCACGGCTTGTCACGATGTAG